The genomic DNA CATGAAGTGTTTAGACCATTTTGTGGTCTCTACACAGCGTATTTCATACAACTGTTTTCCAAGCTTCTCATCCACTTTGTGATGCTTTTCATTTACGTTACACAAGTGCAATTTTCTTTCCCCTCGCGTCTTCACTGTTCTCTTATGAACACTACTGATCCTTACTCGAAGCCAAAAACCATCAGTTGTAACGAAAGATACCGTGTGGAAAAGTCAGTCATGCAAACCACGCTAACAACTGCCCTAGCGGTGTTGACTTTGATTCCTTTAGTAGAACTAGTTTACGTCTTAAATATGACGAGGTCCAGAAGCAGAACGGTGTTTGTCGGAGAAGAAAATAATGAACGTGAACATCTTGATAACGGATGTTTGTGCGTTTGTGCAATACCAACCGACACACAATTCATCTTACTTAGCCTCCACGTGAGAAAAATTGACCTTCCACGCGAACCTGAAAACCAATCTGAAAAAGAACTGGATAAATACTTTGAGGACATCAAAAACTTTTATTTAGAAAAAACCGAATACGTGGACAACTTTCTTTTACCCGAAGGTGGGGTCTTAAAACTAGATGACATTTTTATCAAACCGGTCATCACCGACGTAAAACGCCCCAAATCTGCTACAAAGAACTATTTTGTTCAAAAGAAGTTGGCGGAAAACAAAGAGAATTTGTCGTCTACGTTTTTGTTAACTGGAATGACAGGAACAGGGAAGACTACATTTGCTCATAAGATAATCAGGCAATGGGCGAAAGGAGAATCATGGCTTTCGAATAAAATCaaggttgttttgtttcttgatTTTAAACTTCTGAAAGGCGCCAAGAGAACTGTTTGCCTGAGGGAATTAATTTGCAACCAATTTCCCTTGGAATTCAACGATTTTGTGCAAGGAAATCCCGGTTCcactttaattattattgacaACGTCGGTGAATTGAATATAGAGTTTAAAGAATCCGATTTTGCAGATACTTTAGACGAAGAAATGCCCCTTTCAGTTATGTTGGAGAAACTTATCATCGGAAAACTTTTAAAGGGCGCTACAGTTATTGGTCTGACCAGGCTATTATACAGCGGCTATACAGGGTTGGTAGGTGCCGAGAGTCAAGCCGAAATCGTGGGATTTCTTCCGCAGTCAGTCGAAGAATATATCAATAAGTATTTCGACAGAGCAGATGTGGAATTGAACACACTTGAACTGCTAAACCAATTTACAGACGATGCTTGTTCCATCTGCTGTGTTCCATCCAACTGCTTCTACATGTGCTCTTTACTAAAGTGGCCCCGACGCCTTGATAACTCATCTGTTGTGgagaagagagagagagttCCAGAATCTCTCACACAGTTGTACATTCAAGTGATTCAAATGATTTCCTTGAAGGAGGAGCAACCATCATGTTCAGTACAACCAGATGAGGGACAGTTATCAAATTGCACAAACCAATGTTCAAAATCTCCAGGAAGTAAGAATACTCAACTTGGTCTGGCCAACATTGACAGCCACGCATGCTCTTTAGCAATGAGAAGTATCGATGAAGGTAAGGCCATCTTTACCATTGACGAACTTCGTTGTGTATTGTCAGAGGAAGACATTCCAGTTTACTTTCGCCCTATCGAGCTGAACAATGATGACCAAGAAACACGTTTCTCTTTCCGCTGGGGTTGTTTTCAAGAATTTTTAGCAGCCTACTTCACCGTCTCCGATTATTCCGCTGACGAAATTCCAGAGCTTGGTTGAACAAGTCAAAGAGGACTCAACTGGAAAGCGCGACCAAGTGCTTCAATTTGCCTGTGGCCTTTTGTTTCAATTACCACAGGCCTCGGATAAGACGAAGAGAGAAGCAATTCATCTTGTCACAGTTGAATTAGATAATGGACCTCAGCaatgcaaaagaaaacaaaaggaactGCAAATTGTCTTGCCGAAGTGCGTTGTGGAGGTCAAAGATCGTAAGCTTTATCGAGAGGTAGCGAGCAGGTTTATTCCTTTCGTCGAATTTCCGTGCTGTGACATTGGTGTTCCCGAGTGCTCCGCCCTTGCAAATGTACTAGGTGCCTCTCCCTTTGCGTCAATAAGAAGCATCGATTTATCGGACAACAAAGTAGGAGTGATGGGCATACGACAATTAACACAGAAACTACTGCTTCCAGGAAAAGGGCCAACCGAGGAGTTTAACGTGAAAACAAACATGCTGGGTGACCAGGGTATAAAGGAAATGACCGAAGCTCTTAAGAAGAGGGAATGCAAGTTAAAGATTCTAAATGTGGccgaaaattgtatcacaagcGTTGGTGTTTCATCACTCTCTTCAGCCCTTAACTTGAACACTTCCATAGAGGAACTGAATCTAAGTGGTAACGACATCTGCAGTGAAGGCGTAGCGCAGCTAGCCACGACTCTTCAAAAAGAGAAGACTAAACTCTCAAAAGTAAACCTCGGCTTGAACAACATTGGAGATAATGGAGTTGCAAGTTTGGAGTCGATTCGTCAAAGCAGTATCAGCTTGGCATGGAACAATATAACCATCACAGGTATTAAATCCCTGGCCTCTTTCTTTCACTCTTTGACAAACCTAGAGGAACTTGATTTGAGTGGCAATGTCATTGAAGGTGTTGGATTGAAAGTAATGCTACCTTGCTTGATGACACCAAGTTGCAGAATCAAACGCCTTGAACTTAACTTCTGCAAGTTATTAGACGCAGGACTAACACACTGCACCGAACTTTTAACTTTCTCATCAAACCAAATAACTGTTCTAGGTCTCGCAGGGAACAGCATCACGAACGAAGGAGTTCGAAACTTCGCAGGAACGTTTGATTCTCCAGCATGTAAGGTGAAACATTTGAGTCTAAGTCGCAATCAGATCGGAGATGAAGGAGTGGAAATTCTTTCACAGAATTTGTGCAGCTTAAATTGTACCCTTCAAGAACTGGATTTAAGTAGAAATTTAATCCACAGCAAAGGATGCAAGTTCCTCGCTGCAGCTATCCGGAAACGCAATTGCTTGCAGAGATTAGATCTGCAAGGCAATCAAGTTGGTGACGAAGGTGCCACGGATTTACTGTCATCACTCCGGATTCACAACTGCAAGCTTCACAGTTTGACTCTAGATCAAAATGACATCGGCGATGAAGGTATTTCCCGTTTGCCCCATGCATTCCGCAGCCCCCATTGCAACCTGGAAAACCTTAAATTGAGGAGAAACCTGATCAGTCGTAAAAGTCTGGAATCTCTGACCGAGGCAACGAACAACACCTTCTGCCGACTAGAGCTGGCATTAAACGACTTGGCTTAATAATCTTAATCACGTTGTTCGTTTGTACAAATGCATCTGTAAGAAAGGACAAAAAACCGCAAAGAATGATTTTCCCTAAGGGAACAGTAAAGCGTTATATCATACAAGAGTGTTACTACTATTTGTATTCACGGCTAAAAACTTGATTATTATATAGTGGGAATTTGTAAATCTTTTTTGTGGAATCCACAGGGGAAATTAATACATGTATTGACATTTGAATACCGTACCActactaacctgagatcaggtgttattattattattattttttgcttctttggctcgagaggaaaaaaaattaacgcccTCCCCCCGAACacagattacagagataaagggagagggcatgatcgcaggctataCCACTACAGTATTACCAGACCCTTCCACCCCAGCGCCAACGCCCTCTCTCAAATATAGTACTTGCAAGTCTAGCCTAGTCGacttttcgatgcagatattcaaattccagagacgtagttgcaagctctctttccttttcccgccccgccgacagagcgccccggagagcttgctcgcaggctattgcAAGTCACTTGTATTAAATCACTTCTGTAGTGTTACGATACCCTTTTACCCGAACCCCTCCCCAAAATACTTGCAGGTCACTTGTAAGAAAATATAACTGTATTTCAAGTTCTTGATATTTGGGTACATATACATTAGAGAtaacaaagttttatttgtatGTTACAAACTGATGTACAGCagtaatgaaaaacaaaagaacactGTTCTCAGTTGTGAATAAATACAGTCACGAAAGGACATATAAGTGGCTCCTACGTAGGGAgcgcttttaaaaaaaataatgccaaGATTAGTGGGAAATTCTACCATTATATAAAGGGGCTGACATttgtggttttgttttctttctaaaagtgaGTACAATTTGTAGAGCACTTAAAATTTATACCAGTGACGGCTTGTTATCTTTTTCGTCCTATTTCCATATTAAGTAATCAAAGACCTTTGATTTTTAGCAATATATACCATTTCCGCAATTCCAGGGGAAAAACATACAGTATTTCTAGAGAAGTCGTAAAAGACCACGAACATTTCGCTGTCTCGCATGCAAGCCGGACTTACTTTAATTACCACATTTGGAGAGCTAATAAGATGGAATCACATAGTAAACCATATCTACTGTCAGTCCTCTGAGGAATTGAAGATACTATGCTTGCCGTGTTATATTCAGTACCCAATTTTCCTTCAATAATTTACGAAAAAGCCAGCTAATGAAGTAGACAAATTGCTGTTATCAaaattattcttgtattgtCTATATATTCAAAGAGTTTCTGTACAAATTAGAAGTATGACCAAAATTCACTCAACACTGAAATGGTCAACATATCTTTTCTGCAAAGAACAGGGCACACCTAAAAAGATCAACGAGAAGATACACAACTCGAGTAAACCGCCATGAGAGATTGCACTGAACTGGAGAGTAGTTCAAACTACCAACCAGAATTGTTGATCAGCAAATGTTTTCGATTTGCTTTCCCCTACCATTTCCAGGCCCCGCACCAATTCTGACGGGTAAAGGACACTAGGATTCTCTCTCCACAATCTCTCCGTAAATTAAAGTAAGGGGGGAAATTTAGCAGGGAATTCCCCAAGAAGTCTTGCCCTTTATTTCCACGAACGCGGACCAGCCAGTTCCCTCGTGGAAATAGTAATGAGTGTAGCTCGAGTGTTTATCACTTCTCGCCTATCTTGATAGGTTTCAGTTTTGCGCCTTAAGTGTTTACAATAGGATTTCACCTGAAAAAAAGAATGGCGTAAAATTCCGTGTACAAGCTTCAGCCCCACCACCCCTACTCTCAGTCTACCCGCGGCgcaatttacatgtacatagaaCAAATATGCCTGTTACTTGATAATGACCACGTGAAGGGCGTTTTAAGGTCACACTTTTTATCAATATAATTCTTTTCCCCCTTTGATTCATTAGGAGAGACTGTTTTCATTCAATTAAATTTCGAAAAAGTACAATTAcccttttaatttaatttacctAATTATCTCAAATTAAAACCAGCATACGTTCACGCCAAGACTCGGCTGCAGATACTGGCGGAAACTTTGCACTTGGCTCAGCTGTTTTAGAACCCTACTAACAACATAAAGATCTCACTAATAAACGGATGTACTTTGGTAACGCACTACAACATCGACATTCGGCAGTGACCTGGAACTAGTTTGCAATCGAGGCAAGGAACCAATGTAGTTCTTCAGGGGACAGAAAGAAGAGAAACCCTGGTAACGAAGTTGCTTGACAACAAGTTAGTTTAGTCGCAACTTCTTACAGAGAATGCGCAAATTGTCTGATTggcaaagtaaaataaagagCGTTACTTTGATTTACAACAAACCTAATTAAGGGGGCGTTTCCAGTTTACGTCTTTCGTAGTTATAAATTGTACGGTTGATAAAAAAGATTTCTACCAATATGCAGACATAGTGAAGAAACAACAATTATGATaatttgttgcaaaacaaattgGTTGGCAGGATAACTTTAAGTAATTACTTAGCAAACacttataaaaataacaaattaaatacaagaataCTTAGCTATCCTCtccaaaaaggaaaagaaatataGGAAACGAATattgcaaataaaaaataataaatcgaGAATTGGCTATTTTACCAACCACAAAAATGTTTCTCGAATACTCAAGGTCACGCTCCTTTCAGGGCTAACATCAAGGGAGGAAATCTGGAAAATGACAACTGGTTACTTCGCCCAAACGAAAGAAAGCTCGCCCCGAATTAACTTTTTGTGGGCGAGTTATTTGATGGCGAGGCTGGGTTTTTGTGAATTAACCGCAAGTCATAAAACCCAGGTAGGGTGTGCATAATTCTCATCAATTAAATTCATACCcaacattattaataatattcacAAGTCGGATaggttttatatatatatatatatatatgtatagaAATTCATGGAAACCTTTTAACCATTGGAGGAGACCAATATTGGTCCCCACTAACCCCACGCAAATTCCTTTGCATAATAAATCTTTTGTTACAATGCCATAAAATTAAGCACTACAACTGACTAGTGTAGTTGGGCAATGTTAATAACCCTGTctaactgaaaaaataaattttgtatCTATAATTTAAGCATACTTGattaacaatttattattgttaatgaGCCAACGTAATTGAcatctggaaagaaaaaaagaagaaaaatatcttgGTGTTAATATTTGCTAACGAAGCTTAGCTTCACGCCTCCGCACAGGCCTCTTTGTTTCATGAGGAGGCTaagatgaaaggaaaaaaaaagcaggGGGATGATGGGCGGCCTTTTCTTTCATCCCATTGTTTCCCCGCGGTTACCATTTTGTTAATCTTTATTAGAATTCTAGCTGTAGCCTCTGTAGAGGGAGAGATATTCGTATTAAGCACCTTAACCATATCATTGTGGAGTA from Porites lutea chromosome 6, jaPorLute2.1, whole genome shotgun sequence includes the following:
- the LOC140940476 gene encoding LOW QUALITY PROTEIN: NACHT, LRR and PYD domains-containing protein 12-like (The sequence of the model RefSeq protein was modified relative to this genomic sequence to represent the inferred CDS: deleted 1 base in 1 codon) — encoded protein: MEAVKLREFLLVVWKSQTYFGQLYVCLWLLSYLATLMGMEILHSMDNNLNCNYTLKQPNVKLVCPDYDNSPQKYRFTFTIIYGVLTFAIWFLYTAYSVPRLRKFRRHEVFRPFCGLYTAYFIQLFSKLLIHFVMLFIYVTQVQFSFPSRLHCSLMNTTDPYSKPKTISCNERYRVEKSVMQTTLTTALAVLTLIPLVELVYVLNMTRSRSRTVFVGEENNEREHLDNGCLCVCAIPTDTQFILLSLHVRKIDLPREPENQSEKELDKYFEDIKNFYLEKTEYVDNFLLPEGGVLKLDDIFIKPVITDVKRPKSATKNYFVQKKLAENKENLSSTFLLTGMTGTGKTTFAHKIIRQWAKGESWLSNKIKVVLFLDFKLLKGAKRTVCLRELICNQFPLEFNDFVQGNPGSTLIIIDNVGELNIEFKESDFADTLDEEMPLSVMLEKLIIGKLLKGATVIGLTRLLYSGYTGLVGAESQAEIVGFLPQSVEEYINKYFDRADVELNTLELLNQFTDDACSICCVPSNCFYMCSLLKWPRRLDNSSVVEKRERVPESLTQLYIQVIQMISLKEEQPSCSVQPDEGQLSNCTNQCSKSPGSKNTQLGLANIDSHACSLAMRSIDEGKAIFTIDELRCVLSEEDIPVYFRPIELNNDDQETRFSFRWGCFQEFLAAYFTVSDYSLTKFQSLVEQVKEDSTGKRDQVLQFACGLLFQLPQASDKTKREAIHLVTVELDNGPQQCKRKQKELQIVLPKCVVEVKDRKLYREVASRFIPFVEFPCCDIGVPECSALANVLGASPFASIRSIDLSDNKVGVMGIRQLTQKLLLPGKGPTEEFNVKTNMLGDQGIKEMTEALKKRECKLKILNVAENCITSVGVSSLSSALNLNTSIEELNLSGNDICSEGVAQLATTLQKEKTKLSKVNLGLNNIGDNGVASLESIRQSSISLAWNNITITGIKSLASFFHSLTNLEELDLSGNVIEGVGLKVMLPCLMTPSCRIKRLELNFCKLLDAGLTHCTELLTFSSNQITVLGLAGNSITNEGVRNFAGTFDSPACKVKHLSLSRNQIGDEGVEILSQNLCSLNCTLQELDLSRNLIHSKGCKFLAAAIRKRNCLQRLDLQGNQVGDEGATDLLSSLRIHNCKLHSLTLDQNDIGDEGISRLPHAFRSPHCNLENLKLRRNLISRKSLESLTEATNNTFCRLELALNDLA